The genomic window atctatctacaacaaacatagacaagcaaaatactatcaggtactaagttcatgataaatttaagttcaatttaatcatattacttaagaagtcccacttagacagacatctctctagccatctaagtgatcacgtgatccaaatcaactaaaccataaccgatcatcacgtgagatggagtagttttcaatggtgaacatctttatgttgatcatatctactatatgattctcgctcgacctttcggtctccgtgttccgaggccatatctgcatatgctaggctcgtcaagtctaacctcagtattctgcgtgtgcaaaactggcttgcacccgttgtagatggacgtagagcttatcacacccgatcatcacgtggtgtctgggcacgacgaactttggcaacggtgcatactcagggagaacacttcttgataatttttagtgagagatcatcttaaaatgctactgtcaatcaaagcaagataagatgcataaaggataaacatcacatgcaatcaatataagtgatatgatatggccatcatcatcttgtgcttgtgatctccatctccgaagcaccatcgtgatcaccatcgtcatcggcacgacaccttgatctccatcgtagcatcgttgtcatttacgccatctattgcttctacgactatcgctgccgcttagtgataaagtaaagcaattacagggcgtttgcatttcatacaataaagcgacaaccatatggctcctgccagttgccgataagttcggttacaaaacatgatcatctcatacaataaaatatagcatcacgtcttggccatatcacatcacaacatgccctgcaaaaacaagttagacatcctctactttgttgttgcaaaatatagcaagaaccaatctcacctacgcatcaaaaccacagcgatagtttgtcaagttgatgttgttttaaccttcgcaaggaccgggcgtagccacactcggttcaactaaagtaggaaaaactgacacccgctagtcacctgtgtgcaaagcacggcagtaaaaccagtctcgcgtaagcgtacgcgtaatatcggtccgggccgcttcatccaataataccgccgaaccaaagtatgacatgctggtaagcagtatgacttatatcgcccacaactcacttgtgttctactcgtgcatataacatcaaaccataaaacctaggctcggatgccactgttggggaacgcagtaatttcaaaaaatttcctacgcacacgcaagatcatggtgatggcatagaaacgagaggggagagtgttgtctatgtaccctcgtagaccgttaagcggaagcattatgacaacgcggttgatgtagtcgtacgtcttcacgaatcgaccgatccaagcaccgaacgtacggcacctccgtgttcagcacacgtccagctcgatgacgtcccccgggctccaatccagcgaagcgtcggggatgagttccgtcagcacaacggcgtggtgacgatgatgatgttctaccggcgcagggcttcgcctaaactccgcgacgatatgaccgaggtggaatatggtggaggggggcaccgcacacggctaaggaacgatccgtagatcaacttatgtctatggggtgaccctcgcccccgtatataaagggggagaggaggagggggccggcctaaggggaggcgcgccctaggagggggaaacctactccaagtaggtttaccccctccctttcctattccaagaaggagggggaaggaaggagtgggagagggggaaggcaaggggggcgccgccccccccccccttccttgtcctattcggactcaaggggaggggcgcgcctcttgccctggccggcccctctctctttccactagggcccaacaaggcccattacttcccgggggttccggtaaccctccggtactccggtttttctccgaaaacacccggaacacttccgatgtctgaatatattcatccaatatatcaatctttatgtctcgaccatttcgagactcctcgtcatgtccgtgatcacatccgggactccgaacaaacttcggtacatcaaaacttataaactcataataaaactgtcatcgtaacgttaagcgtgcggaccctacgggttcgagaactatgtagacatgacctagaactattctcggtcagtaaccaatagcggaacctggatgttcatattggttcccacatattctacgaagatctttatcggtcaaaccgcataacaacatacgttgttccctttgtcatcggtatgttacttgcccgagattcgatcgtcggtatccaatacctagttcaatctcgttaccggcaagtctctttactcgttctgtaatacatcatctcataactaactcattagttacaatgcttgcaaggcttaggtgatgagtattaccgagagggcccagagatacctcttcgacaaccggagtgacaaaacctaatctcgaattatgccaactcaacatgtacctttggagacacctgtagagcacctttataatcacccagttacgttgtgatgtttggtagcacacaaagtgttcctccggtaaacgggagttgcataatctcatagttgaaggaactttgtataagtcatgaagaaagcaatagcaacatactaaacgatcaagtgctaagctaacggaatgggtcaagtcaatcacatcattctcctaatgatgtgatcccattaatcaaatgacaacacatgcctatggttaggaaacataaccatctttgatcaatgagctagttcaactagaggcatactagtgacactatgtttgtctatgtattcacacatgtatcatgtttccggttaatacaattctagcatgaataataaacatttatcatgatatgaggaaataaataataactttattattgcctctagggcatatttccttctatatatatatatatatatatatatatatatatatatatatatatatatatatatatatatatatatatatatatccaattggatgtaagttagcatgaactattattgttgacattacccttgaggtagaacgttgggaggcaacactataagcccctatctttctctgtgtccgattaaaactccggaaccataagtattgtgtgagtgttagcaattgtggaagactaaatgatagttgagtatgtggacttgctgaaaagctctattattgactctttccgatgttatgataaattgcaattgcttcaatgactgagattttcgtttgttagttctcaatgaagtttctgaatcatacttgacattgtgaatagattgttacttgagcataagaaatcatatgacaaaatttatatatgttgatgttataagaatgatcatgatgccctcatgtccgtattttatttttatcgacaccgctatctctaaacatgtggacatattttttgatatcggctttcgcttgaggacaagcgaggtctaagcttgggggagttgatacgtccattttgcatcatgcttttatatcgatatttattgcattatgggctgttattacacgttatgtcacaatacttatggctattctctcttattttacaaggtttaacatgaagagggagaatgccggcagctgggattctgggctggaaatggagcaaatattggagacctattctgcacagctccaaaagtcctgaaactccacgaaagtcatttttggaattaataagaattattgagggaaagaagtaccagaggaggcccacaccctgaccacgagggtggggggcgcgccccctgcatcgtgggccccctggtggccctccggtgcccatcttctgctatatgaattcttttaccctggaaaaaatcataagcaagcttacgggacgaaactccgccgccacgaggcggaaccttggcggaaccaatctaaggctccggcggagctgttctgccggggaaacttccctccgggagggggaaatcaccatcgtcatcaccaacgatcctctcatgggagggggtcaatctccatcaacatcttcaccagcaccataacctctcaaaccctagttcatctcttgtatccaatctttgtatccaaacctcagattggtacttgtaggttgctagtagtgttgattactccttgtagttgatgctagttggtttatccggtggaagatcatttgttcagatccttaatgcatattaatacccctctgatcatgaacatgaatatgctttgtgagtagttccgtttgttcctgaggacatgggtgaagtgttgttattagtagtcatgtgaatttagtattcgttcgatattttgatgagatgtatgttgtctctcctctagtggtgttgtctgaacgtcgactacatgacacttcaccattatttgggcctagaggaaggcattgggaagtaataagtagatgatgggttgctagagtgacagaagtttaaaccctagtttatgtgttgcttcgtaaggggctgatttggatccatatgtttcatgctatggttagatttaccttaatacttcttttgtagttgcggatgcttgcaataggggttaatcataagtgggatgcttgtcctcccaagcaccggtccacccacatatcaaattatcaaagtaacgaacgtgaatcatatgagcgtgatgaaaactagcttgacgataatttccatgcgtcctcgggagcgcttttctcattataagaatttgtccatcCTTTGCTACAAgaaagattgggccaccttgctgcaccttatttacgttcattgcttgttactcgttataaattatcttatcacaaaactatctgttacctacaattttagtgcttgcagagaataccttactgaaaatcgcttgtcatttccttctgctcctcgttcggtttgacactcttacttatcaaaggactatgatagatcccctatacttgtgggtcatcaagccccGGCCCCCATTGGAGGACGACCCATGATAATACCCGCCTTCACCCCACTGATTTCCGCCAGTGTGATAGTGGTAGCACTAACCCTCATAGCCGACGTCACCGCCACGCCCACTAGCAAGGCCACCACGTCCGCCGCGGAAACCACCATGGCCTGCATCGTCGCCGTCGTGAGGAGCACTTGGTGCCCTTCCATCCCGGTCGTCCGGTCATGCCGTGGCTGGATTGTAGCGAGGAGGGAGGTTGTGGTCCAGTACCCCTGCCCACCATGGCCAGCGCATTCAGGCCCATAGTCGCCGGCGGCACACCAAGTCTCGTCGCCTGACCAATTCGCGATGGGAAACCAGGAAGCACCCGCCACGGTCTAACCCTAGTCAAAAGGACGTCACCTCGACCCCCCTTGTATGCATGCGTCGAGTCGGCCCGACTTAAGCCTGCAGCAGTCCAACTGATATGATGCAATCAAGCCCGAAATCTGCTGAACGAAACTGGGCCAAATACCCAGTTGTCATCGGGACGTCCTATGCCGAATCCGGCCCATCACGACCCAAAAGTGAATTCAAACGACCCTTCCTGGCACCCTGATCGCTCCTACTGGATAGGCTGCCGCCGGCGGCTGCGGCAGTGACAGCCTCATGAACTGCTACCCCTTCTTCCTGCGCCGCTGCACCATTTCCGAGGAACCAATGAAGTCACCAAGAGTAAGGGATAGAAGACTTACCTTCGGGAGTGGTCCCTTCCAAGGTCGCACCGCCGTCGGGGTAGTCCACCGGTCAACCACTCGCCGGAGGACCTCCACCTTGTCGACGTCGCCTAGTCCATCCCAGGCCCTGTCACTCCTAGGCATGATTTCGTCGATGCAGTCAGCAAATTCTCCTTCGGAGTAGCCCACCCGAAGGGATTCGCAAACGAAATCAGATGGCGTCGGAGATGACGCCTCCCCTGCCGTTCCGGCGACGATCCGGCCATCCTCATCGTCTGAATCATCTGAGTCCGAATCGGCGAGCGCCCAGAACCTATTAACCCGCTGGGTCCCTGATTCGGCCATCATGGGGGCGCCGCCgtgattgccccccccccccctcctctcctCGTCATTGCTCTCTTGCTTGACCCTTGCTTCTCTCCTGCAATTCAACACACAAACTCTAAATATGGGTGAGAATTTCACTTCTccggcctctacaccaactaggATTTTTGTCTCGGTTACGCACAAAGTCTAGTCCTCAATAAATCCGTGAGTACCAGGAAAGTCTGGTCCTTAAGAATAAATAGGGACCTACGCATACGGCCTTTTAAGTATGAGTACTAGGATTTTTCATCTTAGTTACGCACCGAGCCTATTCCTCAATAAATGCGTGAGTACCAGGAAAGCCTGGTGCTCAAGAATAAATAGGAACATAAATTCGTGTTCATGGGGATTTGAACCCAGGTGTTGGGTTTGTACATCCACTCCCCCAACCAGTTGACCTAGGCTCACTCCCCATTAAAAATTGGGGGTgaatttcacttccccggcctctacaccaactaggAATGCATACAGCCTTTTAAGTATGAGTACTAGGATTTTTAATCTTGGTTACGCACCAAGCCTAGTCCTCAATAAATGCGTGAGTACCAGGAAAACTTGGTCCTCAAGAATAAATAGGAATTTGAAATTCGCCTCCGTGAGGATTTGAACGCAGGTGTTGGGTTTGTACATCCACTCTCTCAACCAATTGAGATAGGCCAATGATGCATGTGGGTCGGAAACGCTGATTAGCGGACCTGAGATTACGTAACAAAAACAACAATATCTCCACCTTATTAAGGAGTGATATTAGATTGTATAATCAGGGCGAGCTAAAGTTGAATGGAGCAATTGCACTGCAACTGACCTGGCAGTGGCGGTTGTACCAAACACGAGCAAATAAGCACGTGATCAAATGTGTACTCCTTGTTTTAGAACACATAGATCACATTCAGCTAAGCAGACAAAATTTCCATCAATCGAATTTTGTTCAAAATAACCGACAGTAGGATGGAACTGCACCCAGACATACATAATTGCAAATATCATACTCACTCCGTCCCAAAacaagtgactcaactttgtactgacTTTAGCAAAATTTATATCATACtcactccgtcccaaaataagtgttgcCCCGGCTAGGAAAGCATGCGATGTCACTTGGCGTAGAGGGTTTGATGTTGGGGCATCAGATCTCTCTGCAGTGGGTAGTCTGGAGTATGGACTTGACCCTCAGTGCGTGAACGGAAGAAATAGCTAGGCTAGCTAGTAGGGTGTTTCTTAGAGGTTTCCTTCCAGACAGAGGCAGGGGTGGCCAACAGCTTCTTCTGCTTTTTGGTTTTCGTACATACATACAGACATGCACCACTGTCTATGTCGGGTTCGCTTGCACTGAATCCTGCACGACTGCACCTGCCACGCTTCGGTTAATTTATGAGCTAGATAGGTTATCTTATACCCTGCTCCAATAGTTTATGGTTGAGACACTTGTCACTTTGACCCCCGTTTGCAGCTTCGTTGGTCAATAGCACGCCGCTGCAAGTCGTGCAAAGGGCCCCACCACATGCCTTCCTGTGGGCCCAGGGGCTCCACCAGCTCTCTTCTGCGCGCCATGCTTGGGCTAATGGAGTATATATACGCCCCACACCGCTGGATCAAGCACCAACACCACTCAATCACCACTCCCTAACTGGTAATCAGTCCGGCGGTAGCAGCAGGCAGGAGGCTACGCGTCACACTCAGCAGCTTGCTTCTGCACCGTTCGAACTACTGAGGCCCGAGGTACGTACTTCTACTTCTACGCcaggtgctctctctctctctctcactctcactctctctctctctatctatctatctctctcttgctctctctctctctctctctctctatctcagtGGTTTCTAGTGCACGTAAATAAGTTGCAAGGATGCAGGGCTCTCTCTATCTATCCATCCATCATTCCATCTATGGTTTTTGATTGTTATCATATGATGTGTGGTTTCACTATctttccctcccctcccctcccctccccacttCTCTCTCTAGCTTCTGAAATTATATCCTGTGATGTCTTGTTTCTTCTCTTTCTTGCAATACCCCTACCCCCTCTCTGGGTTCTGAATGTTATCATTTGTGATGTATTGTGTATTTCCAAATGTCACGTAAATAAGTTGCAAGGATGcaggactctctctctctctctctctctctctctctctctctctctctctctctctctctctctctctctctctctctctctctctgcattcTTGATGTTATCGTGTGATGTCTTGTTTCTTTCTACTATAACGTAAATAAGTTGCAAGGATGCAGGACTTAGAATATATCCATAATAAAAGTCATACTAGGTGCAGGCTACCAGCAATTTATCATCACTTCAGTAATTTGACCTTTGTATCATGTATGAAGAACCAAATtgcgcaaaataaataaatatagtaGCAGGATCTCATGGCCTTTAAACGAAAAGTTCCTTTGTAGGTCGCGCTCCATAAAATCCTGAACTATTTCAAAAGCAAACATATTATTCTAATTCGCCATTATTTGTTCCTTTGTTGTCACTATTTGACTCAAACTAATTACCTTTTCTGGCTAAAACTGATTACGAGCTTGCTTCTCCCGTTATCTCTTAATAGTTAGTACTCCATACGTTTCAAAAAACGAATGCATTTTGGCAACACCTCGCATAAGAGCGGTTGTGTAGGGTTCATGCATTGGCTCAAAGAGCCGTTGGTcataaatgctcatgcatgcatacCCTATTTCCTAATACGCATTGTAATGTGGAAATAAGTTAACAAAAAAAAACCCTCTTTGAACCAAAGGGAGATCAAGCTTCTGAATACTAATAAAAAAAGTGTTCGCAGGTTGATACAACCTTGACACACAAACACTCTTCACGCCCTATCTGGCCGCTGAGAGGATGCAGTTCTGGAGCCGTCCTACAGTAACACTGCCGATTGAGTACAATGAACAAGGTGTAGTTGACAACCTTACTGAAAATAATGTGAGAAGGATGTGGGCTAGCAGAAGGATAGGGGAGGATGAACTATACTTAGTGCATGTTCAGGACATTGTTGGTATTGGTCTCCCGACTACACTAGTCGTCAAGAAATTCCAGAACATGAACCCAATGCTATTAGTAGATGACAATGTCAAGAACCGTTGCAAGTCTGAGATGATCCTGTTAGCTAGCATCTGTCACGACAACATCATCAAAATCCTAGATGTTATTGAGAGGGAGGAAGCAATCATGCTCGTCTACAAGTACGAGGTGAATGGAAGCCTTGACTACTTGTTGCACCAGGCAAAGGATGCTGGTGGGCTGCTAAGCTGGCCAGAGAGGAGATCCATTGCCATCGGCGTGGCCAAAGGTCTCTGCCACTTGCACTATGGATGCAATAAGCCAATTGTCCACCACAACATCAACTCTAGCAACATCTTGCTTGATCGGGAGTTGAATCCCAAGATCGCCAGTTTTGGTGCTGCGCAGATGAATATGGCCGGGTTCAACCAACCGTTGCCAATCACGGACCTGCCTCCTGGTAAATTTGGGTATGCGGCTCCAGGTAGGTTGGGAAATGGAATTATGTCTTCACTTGCTTTGTCTTTTAAGTAGTAGTAATATCTGATTACCTGCAGAATATGGGGTTGCAACAAGCCAACTGACGGAGAAGGTAGACACTTATAGCTTCGGTGTAGTGCTGCTGGAGCTCGTGACTGGGCAGGTGGCCACTAGAGCTGGAGCGGATGGCCAGTTAGCAATTTGGGTGCGAGACAATTGCGATGAGCTTATGGCAAACAACATGGAACAGTTTAAGGTCGTCGTCGACAAGGGCATCCCAGATCAATCGCGATACATGGAGGAGATGGCCACCGTATTTAGGTTGGGCATGGATTGCACCGTCGAAGATCCACAACAAAGGCCATCCATGCAGATGGCTCTCAAACGATTGCGTCGTGGTCGTGGGCATGGTCGATTTGGTGGTCTTCTCACATGCTATAGCTTATAAGCTCATTGGCTGTCAAGTGCATTGGTTACTTAGAAAAATGAAAAAACTAAGGGCCCTCCCTACTGTtcacatgaaaatcaaagaaaaaTAAACATCCCGGATTACCATAGGCACCTATATATAAAATGTTTGCTTCCTCCCTCAAGAATGTTCATTACTTGCTTCTTTTTATGTGTTCATTACTTGCTTTTATCCGTGCACAATGTGGTTGCATGCTCGAAAACAGGAGGATTTTCATAATGCCATCTAAACAGTGTTTGATGTGTTACTCACGACAACATCATCAAAATCCTAGATGTTATTGAGAGGGAGGAAGCAATCATGCTCGTCTACAAGTACGAGGTGAATGGAAGCCTTGACTACTTGTTGCACCAGGCAAACGATGCTGGTCGGCTGCTAAGCTGGCCAGAGAGGAGATCCATTGCCATCGGCGTGGCCAAAGGTCTCTGCCACTTGCACTATGGATGCAATAAGCCAATTGTCCACCACAACATCAACTCTAGCAACATCTTGCTTGATCGCGAGTTGAATCCCAAGATCGCCAGTTTTGGTGCTGCACACATGAATATGGCCGGGTTCAACCAACCGTTGCCAATAGGTTGGGCATGGATTGCACCGTCGAAGATCCACAACAAAGGCCATCCATGCAGATGGCTCTCAAACGTTTGCGTCGTGGTCGTGGGCATGGTCGATTTGGTGGTCTTCTCACATGCTATAGCTTATAAGCTCATTGGCTGAATCAAGTGCATTGGTTACTTAGAAAAATGAAAAAACTAAGGACCCTCCCTACTGTtcacatgaaaatcaaagaaaaaTAAACATCCCGGATTACCATAGGCACCTATATATAAAATGTTTGCTTCCTCCCTCAAGAATGTTCATTACTTGCTTCTTTTTACGTGTTCATTACTTGCTTTTATCCGTGCACAATGTGGTTGCATGCTCGAAAACAGGAGGATTTTCATAATGCCATCTAAACAGTGTTTGATGTGTTACTGATTGCTTCACAATTGCATATACGAACTAACACCGCTGTTGGATCTTAAAGGATGTTTGTCTTTGGAGTGTTTGCTCATTTTGAACTTGCAATATTAACTTTCTACCTAATATTGAGTAAGTACGCAGCACATTGCTTAAATTTCTGACAACAAAGACTTGAATTATTTGGAATCTGTGTTACGGTGCTTGGCAAGTACATTCAGGTACTTACCCCTCTGAATTTTACTTACCATCGATATGGAGAGGTCCTTCTAATAAAATATTAAATTTATGTAATCAAGGGTATTATAGTCAGCAGTGTTCCTTAAGCCTAAGTGCTTTGGAAAACTTGATATTTCATAGACCCACCGTACACTATAAGATTACACAAAATATCTAAATTAAAAAAATTGATTCCCGCTACTTGAAAATTGGTCATTGTCAAGTGCCATTACTTTTTGCCGAAAATCAAAATGCGGAAGCTCGGCAAAAACAATGTAAGCCGAGTAAGTAAAAGTAACGCTTCCTTCACAGACTtgttttgcataatgaaagccttacccgacGCAATCTTTCTGGCCGCCTGGATTTTCTGAAGGGCGCTCTTGGCCGCGGCTGGagcctcttgtgcgctctggcgggcgttcacaagttcggacgcttgcgtcttagaatcatgctccaaggactcgtacttcttgacggcatcctggagctcttgctggacctcgccgacCCGGGCCACGTGCTTCTCGCGCGtagcgcgctccttggccgctttgtcctcggcctcggctaacgccttcttgagggacgccacctcggtcatggcccttaataaagttcatgacactttagtcagcacgaaccattcatcctttCTAAAATATACGCACAGGTTAttgcataccttggctgtcctccagctgcttcttcatgaggccaagctcttcctcggcccgctccaggctccgcttcagtctggagaccttcgcagtatgagcggcagcagctagcagcgacgcctgcttattcacatagacatcttatgttagactcctgcgaaaattgtttagatcctctgttcggctttttctttccgaacaccgaacagagcatcaggggctactgtctacgctGTGATATTCTTTCTAAATTATTacatcaaagcctgttaaaaggctagcgcaggcttcggtcagtccgcttttggtagactgaaccttttcgatcaccgtacccataaggacacggtgttcatctacaatggaagcgcctcgcagcgcttccagcaaattatccggtgcctctggttggacagaggtcgctgGCCGAACAGGCACACCTTctcctttcggggaaggccgttcgctggactccggagctgtgtaggtctccggaatggtatccggctgagggccgaatggAACTCGGCCCCCATCatcagtccccatgggggctttttcccccatgtgtccggcggccgaggagtcatccttggACGCCACCCTGACGATCTCCGGAACCTCCCGGTCGAGGAAGGTCCTTTGGggcaccacctcgtcatcacccttgggcgaGACAGAGTGAGCAGGCGGCagtgacatgctagccatctcctttgagtctagcgaaccctctgtcgaggatcgcggggagctgtcgcgggccggactgcaatggcataaTTCAAACGTATTAATATTACAAAATGGAAAGGTCGGGCATTTGGATGTGCATAAGGTTCgtggtacttacgaggcggcccgaggcttggtccggggcattcgcttcggactgctatcgacatcccacgtggagttatcctcaagggagcccttccccctcttgggcgctttcgtctccagatttgtggaggcccccctctttttccttcccccctgggaggggagtcgctttcttcctcctcctcctcgtcgtcttcggcagCTGAAGAGTCGGTCTCGTCTTCGGACGACAGGTCCGAAGTACCCTTTCAAcgaaggccactcctggtccccttggtcatcttcttggccttcttctccggcacatcgTAAGGCgctggaaacaacatcttcgtcaggagTGGGGTTTCTTTGTCTTCGGGTAGCGGGGTCGGACAATTAATCCGCCTCGCTATGTTAGTCCAGGCCTAAAAAATTGATAA from Triticum aestivum cultivar Chinese Spring chromosome 3B, IWGSC CS RefSeq v2.1, whole genome shotgun sequence includes these protein-coding regions:
- the LOC123064182 gene encoding receptor-like protein kinase 7, producing the protein MQFWSRPTVTLPIEYNEQGVVDNLTENNVRRMWASRRIGEDELYLVHVQDIVGIGLPTTLVVKKFQNMNPMLLVDDNVKNRCKSEMILLASICHDNIIKILDVIEREEAIMLVYKYEVNGSLDYLLHQAKDAGGLLSWPERRSIAIGVAKGLCHLHYGCNKPIVHHNINSSNILLDRELNPKIASFGAAQMNMAGFNQPLPITDLPPGKFGYAAPEYGVATSQLTEKVDTYSFGVVLLELVTGQVATRAGADGQLAIWVRDNCDELMANNMEQFKVVVDKGIPDQSRYMEEMATVFRLGMDCTVEDPQQRPSMQMALKRLRRGRGHGRFGGLLTCYSL